The following proteins are co-located in the Primulina tabacum isolate GXHZ01 chromosome 11, ASM2559414v2, whole genome shotgun sequence genome:
- the LOC142518701 gene encoding phospholipase A1-IIgamma-like produces MIKNISQKWRLLSGQNNWKGLLNPLDADLRRYILHYGARAQATYDTFNSEKTSKFAGTSRYARRNLFSRVGLEKGNPFKYEPVKYIYATSKIGVSESFIVKSLSDEAWCADSNWMGYVAVATDEGKLALGRRDILVAWRGTIELGEWVKDFDFPLVPASTIVGNAADDAKVHKGVLSIYTSDDPSSKFSNTSARDQVIAEVKKQVEQYKDEDISITITGHSLGAALSTLNAVDIVAHGHNIPSNQPNNPCPVTAFVFGCPRVGDSGFKENLESMNNLHILSVCNAPDIVQWLPPILEYAQVGVELMVDSRKSPYLNYPGDMKSWHNLEAAYLHGVGGIEGSGEGFGVEVERDIALVNKSSSALKEKYLVPSSWWCPLNKGMVQKNNGFWVLRDHEKDDGNGD; encoded by the exons atgataaaaaatatatcacaAAAATGGAGGCTGCTTAGTGGCCAGAATAACTGGAAAGGCCTCTTGAACCCATTAGACGCCGATCTACGACGATATATCCTCCACTATGGCGCCAGGGCTCAAGCAACATACGACACTTTCAACTCGGAAAAGACATCAAAGTTCGCGGGGACCAGTAGATACGCAAGGAGGAACCTCTTTTCGAGGGTCGGACTGGAGAAAGGGAATCCATTCAAGTACGAACCAGTGAAATATATATACGCCACGTCAAAAATAGGCGTGTCCGAATCATTCATAGTGAAATCGTTGTCAGATGAGGCCTGGTGCGCGGATTCGAATTGGATGGGGTATGTAGCCGTGGCTACAGATGAAGGGAAACTTGCACTTGGAAGAAGGGATATTTTGGTTGCATGGAGAGGGACAATTGAGTTGGGTGAATGGGTAAAAGATTTCGATTTCCCTCTTGTGCCAGCTTCCACCATTGTTGGAAATGCAGCGGATGATGCTAAGGTGCATAAAGGGGTGCTTTCGATTTATACTTCGGATGATCCAAGTTCCAAGTTCAGCAATACAAGTGCAAGAGATCAG GTTATAGCAGAAGTAAAGAAACAAGTGGAACAATACAAGGACGAAGACATAAGCATAACCATAACAGGCCACAGCTTAGGCGCAGCACTTTCGACTCTAAACGCAGTAGACATAGTAGCACACGGCCACaacataccaagcaaccaaccGAACAATCCATGTCCTGTTACCGCTTTTGTCTTCGGGTGTCCGCGAGTGGGGGATTCAGGTTTCAAAGAAAATTTAGAATCAATGAACAATCTACATATATTAAGTGTTTGCAACGCCCCGGATATCGTCCAGTGGCTACCTCCGATTCTCGAGTACGCTCAAGTGGGAGTAGAGCTTATGGTTGACAGTAGGAAGTCCCCTTACTTGAACTATCCTGGAGACATGAAGAGTTGGCATAATCTGGAGGCTGCTTATCTGCATGGAGTGGGTGGGATTGAGGGGAGTGGAGAAGGGTTTGGAGTGGAAGTTGAAAGGGATATTGCACTTGTGAATAAGAGCTCAAGTGCTCTAAAAGAAAAGTATTTGGTTCCAAGTTCTTGGTGGTGTCCTTTGAATAAGGGAATGGTTCAAAAGAATAATGGGTTTTGGGTGTTGCGTGATCATGAAAAGGATGATGGCAACGGCGATTGA